The Paenibacillus sp. 481 DNA window CGAAGGATTCGAATGCTGCTAATTTGGCTTTGCAAAATGGCGAGTTGAATATGCGTATGATCGATGCGATTGATTACAGCAAGCTTAATAGTACTAACAAGTTCAATATGGTGACGTATCCAGAAGGTCGCCTGTTATATATGGCGTTCAACTTGAACGCAGATGTGATGAAAAAGAAAGAGGTACGTCAAGCCATCGCTTATGCGCTGGATCGTAATGAAATTATTACAGCGGCCTACAATTCGGCTGAATTTGCGGAGCCGGCTGCTTCGATCTTAACGCCAGATACGCAATATCATACAACGGATGTAGAGAAGTATGATTATAATGCGGAAAAGGCAAAGCAGTTGCTGACGCAAGCGGGCGTAAGCAATTTGAAGTTGCGTCTTGCTTATGTGAATACGAATAAGCCGATGACGAGTCAGGCGTTGTACGTACAGCAGAAGCTGAAAGAGGTAGGCATTGAAGTCGAGCTGATGGCGCTCGATTCAACGGCGTTCGGCAACATGTCGCTGGATATGAACAACACGGCGTATGAGTTGTCATTTGGCGGCTACATTATGGGGCATGAGCCTGACGCTTACAAATCGCTCTATTTGAGCGATGCAGCTTACAACTACTCGCATTACAAAAATCCACAATTCGATGCGCTGTGGGATCAAGCGGCTGTAGAAATGGATACGGCTAAACGCGGTGAGCTGTATAAGCAAATCCAGCAAACGGTCGCGAATGAAATGACGATTTATCCAATCGCATATGGCAAAGCGATCGTGGCAGTTGATAAGCGTTACGGCGGTTTGGAAGAGGCTATCGCCAAGCCAGTCGTCATGTTTGAAGACTTGTCCAAAGTCTTTTTGCAGCAATAAGACGGAGTTAGTGATCCACAATGAAGGGCGCCGACGAGATATGTAATGGTCGGCGGTCGGCGCCTATTTGGAGGAAATCCCTGTGCAGAAATACATCTTGCGACGAGTTCTACAGGCGATACCACTTTTGTGGTTTATTTCGGTCGTATCATTTGGACTTATCAAGATGGCTCCCGGCGATCCGGTGAAATCATTTGTAACACCCGATATGAGTCCAGAGGACGTAGAGCGTATTCGTCAAAGTTTAGGCTTAGATCAGTCGATTGTTGTGCAATATTGGAATTGGCTTGTAAATGTATTGTCAGGCGATTGGGGCTACTCCTTAACGAGCCACCGTCCGGTATCAACGCTTATTTTAGAGCGTATTCCGGCAACGGTGGGCCTAATGGGGGCAGCTCTCTTTTTGTCGCTCATTATTGCGGTCCCATTAAGTATGTATGCGGCATCTCGTAGAAATCGCTTCGTTGATCGCTCGTTAAATTTCGTGTCCTATATCGGGATTTCCATTCCGAGCTTCTGGTTCGCGATTATGCTTATATATGTGTTCTCGTTGAAGCTGAATTGGCTGCCGAGTATGGGGATGCGGACGATTGGCGTGGAATCGGTATGGGATTTATTGAAGCATGGCATTTTGCCTTGCACGGTGCTTATGTTGATGAACGTATCCGTGTATGTACGGTATGTTCGTTCGCAGACGATTAGTCAGCTCGAAGAGGATTATGTACAAATTCAGTACGCGTACGGGGCAACCAGAGGTTCAGTACTGAGAAGGCATGTGTTTAAAAATGTGCTGCTTCCGGTCATTACGATTCTTGGTATGTCATTTCCAGAGCTTATCGCGGGCGCCTTCATTACCGAGTCGGTATTTTCGTGGCCGGGAATGGGTTCGCTCGGCATTTCAGCGGTATTCGCGCTTGACTACCCTGTCATTATGGGAATTACGATGATTTCATCGGTCATGCTTGTACTCGGTAATTTAATTGCCGATCTCTTGTATGGCATAGTCGATCCGCGAATTAAAACGATGGGGTGATTCAAATGTTGAGCTTGAAATGGCGTCACGTAACCGAACAGTTGCGAGAACAAAAAGCGGGGATCTTGGCCATTATCGTGCTAGCGATCTTCGCACTTGCAGCGATATTTGCGTTCTTATCTCCGCATGATCCGAACAAAATGATCATTACCGAGCGATTGCAGTCGCCGAGTTGGACCCATTGGTTCGGCACGGATGATCATGGGCGAGATTATTTAGCGCGGGCGCTGTATGGCGGCCGTGTTTCGTTAAGTGTTGGATTTTTGTCGATGATGATTGCAGTCGTCATTGGAACGGCAGTTGGTACAATAAGCGGCTACTTTGGCGGTTGGATCGATAATGTGCTTATGCGTATTGTCGATGTGCTGATGTCGATTCCGTCGTTCTTTTTGATGCTTATATTAAATGCGTATTTAAAGCCAGGAATTATGACGATTGTACTCATTATAGGGATGCTGAGCTGGATGAGCATTGCTCGTCTTGTCAGGGCGGAGACATTGTCCGTCAAAGAAAGAGAGTATGTGCTGTATGCTCGCGTATCGGGTCAGAGTAAAGCTAAAATTATTTTGCAGCACATTGTGCCTAGTATTATGCCGACGATCATTGTCGCGGCTACGATTAATATCGCGTCTGCTATCTTGATGGAATCGTCGTTAAGTTTTCTTGGATTAGGCATCCAGCAGCCAGATTCGTCTTGGGGGAGCATGTTGAATAATGCGCAAGGCTATATTGGCGAAGCGCCATATATGGCGCTGTTCCCGGGAATGTTCATCTTGCTGACGGTGCTGTCGTTCAATTTGTTAGGGGACGTGTTTCGCATTGCCTTTGAGCCAAAGTCAAACCGAAGATAGGTGCGAGTGTGCAAAGTCAGTAGGCACAGGCGCGAAAGGGCGCACGGAATATACACGACGGAGTGAGACATATGACGGAATTATTGTCAGTTCAGCAATTAAAAACGTCATTTATGACGCGTGCAGGTGAAGTGCAATCTGTACGAGGAATCAGCTTTACGGTGCAAGAAGGGGAAGTCATCGGTATCGTGGGTGAGTCCGGCAGCGGCAAAAGTGTAACCGTAAAATCGTTGCTTGGGCTTATTCAAGCACCAGGCCGCATCAAGGAGGGCAAAGTGCTGTTCCGGGGTGAGGATGTGCTGGCGATGTCGGATGCTCGTTTGCGACAAATACGCGGCAATCGGATTGCGATGATCTCACAAGACCCGATGACGGCGCTTAATCCGGTTGTGCGCGTCGGGGCGCAGATCGTGGAGGTGCTACGGCGTCATCGCAAGTTGAGCCGTGCCGAGGCACGCAGCAAGGCGATTGAGCTGCTGCGACAAGTCGGCATCCCGTCGCCTGAGCAGCGGATTGATCAGTATCCGCATGAGTTTAGTGGCGGGATGCGTCAGCGCGTGATGATCGCGATGGCGTTGTCGTGCGAGCCGGAGTTGCTCATTGCTGATGAGCCAACGACGGCACTAGATGTGACGATTCAAGCGCAAATTCTGGGCTTGATGAAGCAGTTACGCGATACGACGCGTACTTCTATTTTGCTTATTACGCATGATTTGGGCGTAGTGGCGCAAGTGTGTACGCGCGTGGTTGTGATGTATGGTGGACTCGTGATGGAGGAAGGGACGGTCGACGATATTTTTGAGCGACCGCGTCATCCTTACACGCAAGGCTTGCTGCGTTCTATTCCGCGTGTGACGGAGGGGAAGCGAGAGCGATTGGCTACGATTGACGGCACGCCGCCGAACTTGCTGCATCCGCCTGCAGGCTGCCCGTTTATGGAGCGGTGCGAGCATGCGGTTGAACGTTGCAAGGAGATGCCTTCGTATGCATCGTTCGCGGATTCAGAGCAGCGAGCGCTCTGCTGGTTCCCACATCTTAAGTCGCACGCTGGATCGGAGGATGCATCATGAATGAGCAGCAAGATATACTCGTTGATGTCAAAGGGCTTAAAAAATATTATCCCGCGGCCAAGAGTTTGTTCGGCCGCAACACACGGATGTTGAAAGCGGTAGATGATATTAGCTTTAGCATCCGCCGCGGTGAAACGTTTGGCCTTGTTGGGGAGTCAGGCTGTGGCAAATCTACACTGGGACGCAGCATTGTGCGCCTGCATGATGTAACGGCGGGAGAAGTTCGGTTCGACGGGCACAATGTGGCCGCGATGAGAGAGAAGGAGCTTAAGCCGTTTCGCAAGCGGATGCAAACTATTTTTCAAGATCCGTATTCTTCTTTGAACCCAGGAATGAATGTCACGCAGCTTATAAGCGAACCGATGGAAATACACGGCTTAGGTACACGAGCTGAACGGCGTGAAATGGTGCTTGAATTGCTGCACAAAGTGGGGTTAAAGTCTGAACATGCGGAACGATATCCGCACGAGTTCAGTGGTGGGCAGCGCCAGCGTATTAGTATTGCGCGTGCTTTGTCTGTGAAGCCGGAATTTGTGATGTGTGATGAGCCGATTTCGGCGCTAGACGTATCTGTACAGGCGCAAGTCGTGAACATGTTGGAAGATTTGCAGTCTGACTTCGGTTTGACGTATTTGTTTATCGCGCATGATCTATCTATGGTGCGTCATATTTCTAA harbors:
- a CDS encoding ABC transporter substrate-binding protein; translation: MKRKRLWITTLLSLMLVLVTSACGSNNAPAPNSTTSPSGNAGQAADGGNMIIAVSDDPRVLNPVYAGDRITLTINQSLFAPLYTVKEGKKQFVLAESVTAAADHLTYTLKLRTGLTWHDGKPITADDIVFTMNSVLDEKQHSSDRASFVYQGKPLTVKKVDDLTVQFVLPQQSAAFEGMLASLIPIPKHVFEGEADLEKSKKNAHPIGSGAFKFKEYRPGEYVMLERFDNYFAGKAKLNTVTYRIAKDSNAANLALQNGELNMRMIDAIDYSKLNSTNKFNMVTYPEGRLLYMAFNLNADVMKKKEVRQAIAYALDRNEIITAAYNSAEFAEPAASILTPDTQYHTTDVEKYDYNAEKAKQLLTQAGVSNLKLRLAYVNTNKPMTSQALYVQQKLKEVGIEVELMALDSTAFGNMSLDMNNTAYELSFGGYIMGHEPDAYKSLYLSDAAYNYSHYKNPQFDALWDQAAVEMDTAKRGELYKQIQQTVANEMTIYPIAYGKAIVAVDKRYGGLEEAIAKPVVMFEDLSKVFLQQ
- a CDS encoding ABC transporter permease; translated protein: MQKYILRRVLQAIPLLWFISVVSFGLIKMAPGDPVKSFVTPDMSPEDVERIRQSLGLDQSIVVQYWNWLVNVLSGDWGYSLTSHRPVSTLILERIPATVGLMGAALFLSLIIAVPLSMYAASRRNRFVDRSLNFVSYIGISIPSFWFAIMLIYVFSLKLNWLPSMGMRTIGVESVWDLLKHGILPCTVLMLMNVSVYVRYVRSQTISQLEEDYVQIQYAYGATRGSVLRRHVFKNVLLPVITILGMSFPELIAGAFITESVFSWPGMGSLGISAVFALDYPVIMGITMISSVMLVLGNLIADLLYGIVDPRIKTMG
- a CDS encoding ABC transporter permease; protein product: MLSLKWRHVTEQLREQKAGILAIIVLAIFALAAIFAFLSPHDPNKMIITERLQSPSWTHWFGTDDHGRDYLARALYGGRVSLSVGFLSMMIAVVIGTAVGTISGYFGGWIDNVLMRIVDVLMSIPSFFLMLILNAYLKPGIMTIVLIIGMLSWMSIARLVRAETLSVKEREYVLYARVSGQSKAKIILQHIVPSIMPTIIVAATINIASAILMESSLSFLGLGIQQPDSSWGSMLNNAQGYIGEAPYMALFPGMFILLTVLSFNLLGDVFRIAFEPKSNRR
- a CDS encoding ABC transporter ATP-binding protein, whose protein sequence is MTELLSVQQLKTSFMTRAGEVQSVRGISFTVQEGEVIGIVGESGSGKSVTVKSLLGLIQAPGRIKEGKVLFRGEDVLAMSDARLRQIRGNRIAMISQDPMTALNPVVRVGAQIVEVLRRHRKLSRAEARSKAIELLRQVGIPSPEQRIDQYPHEFSGGMRQRVMIAMALSCEPELLIADEPTTALDVTIQAQILGLMKQLRDTTRTSILLITHDLGVVAQVCTRVVVMYGGLVMEEGTVDDIFERPRHPYTQGLLRSIPRVTEGKRERLATIDGTPPNLLHPPAGCPFMERCEHAVERCKEMPSYASFADSEQRALCWFPHLKSHAGSEDAS
- a CDS encoding ABC transporter ATP-binding protein; this encodes MNEQQDILVDVKGLKKYYPAAKSLFGRNTRMLKAVDDISFSIRRGETFGLVGESGCGKSTLGRSIVRLHDVTAGEVRFDGHNVAAMREKELKPFRKRMQTIFQDPYSSLNPGMNVTQLISEPMEIHGLGTRAERREMVLELLHKVGLKSEHAERYPHEFSGGQRQRISIARALSVKPEFVMCDEPISALDVSVQAQVVNMLEDLQSDFGLTYLFIAHDLSMVRHISNRIGVMYLGKLVEVTSSDELFKRPAHPYTQALLAAIPQPNPKREMAAPPILEGDLPSPLDDLPGCKFASRCPYAIARCRSEEPQWREIAPQHFAACHLHE